A genomic segment from Ignavibacteriales bacterium encodes:
- the arcC gene encoding carbamate kinase: protein MKKTAVVALGGNALLRGNEIGTIQQQEKNTYDTCINLLNLLKENYNLVITHGNGPQVGNIMLRNEAGYNNYKIPKMPLDICVADSQGGIGYMIERQVYNLFKDQKIRKNVVTLVTQVLVDKNDPAFQNPTKPVGAFYLKEEADLLARVNNFVFKEDPRKRGWRRVVPSPQPIDILNKKTIKDLVKKGNLVIASGGGGVPVYRGEDKKLYGVEAVIDKDHASALLAAEIGAEAFYILTDVPKVYLRFNKPDQKAIDIITADEAQKYYNDGEFAAGSMGPKILAAIKFVKGGGKETVITDSTMLGDPKGGTRIVSSK from the coding sequence ATGAAAAAAACTGCAGTAGTTGCTCTCGGAGGAAACGCGCTTTTACGGGGAAATGAAATCGGCACTATCCAGCAACAGGAAAAAAACACATACGATACTTGCATCAACTTATTAAATCTTCTTAAGGAAAATTATAATCTTGTCATAACCCATGGCAATGGTCCGCAAGTTGGTAATATTATGCTGCGCAACGAAGCGGGATATAACAATTACAAAATTCCCAAAATGCCCCTTGATATCTGTGTTGCCGATTCACAAGGCGGGATTGGTTATATGATTGAGCGTCAGGTTTATAATCTTTTTAAAGATCAAAAAATTAGAAAAAATGTTGTAACTCTTGTTACACAGGTTTTAGTTGATAAAAATGATCCGGCATTTCAAAATCCGACCAAACCAGTTGGTGCGTTTTATCTAAAAGAAGAAGCTGATCTTCTTGCACGAGTAAACAACTTTGTGTTTAAAGAAGATCCAAGAAAACGTGGCTGGAGAAGAGTGGTTCCATCACCACAGCCAATAGATATTTTAAATAAAAAAACTATTAAAGATCTTGTTAAAAAAGGAAACTTAGTTATTGCTTCAGGCGGCGGAGGCGTTCCCGTTTATCGCGGTGAAGATAAAAAACTATATGGTGTTGAAGCTGTTATTGATAAAGATCATGCATCAGCATTGCTTGCGGCAGAAATTGGTGCAGAAGCATTTTATATTCTTACAGATGTTCCCAAAGTATATTTGCGATTTAATAAACCGGATCAGAAAGCGATAGATATAATTACTGCTGATGAGGCACAAAAGTATTATAATGATGGTGAATTTGCTGCTGGAAGTATGGGACCAAAAATACTTGCTGCAATTAAATTTGTAAAAGGTGGGGGTAAAGAAACCGTAATTACAGATTCAACTATGCTTGGCGATCCAAAAGGTGGAACTAGAATAGTAAGTAGTAAGTAG